One region of Salvelinus sp. IW2-2015 linkage group LG6.1, ASM291031v2, whole genome shotgun sequence genomic DNA includes:
- the LOC111965191 gene encoding LOW QUALITY PROTEIN: free fatty acid receptor 3 (The sequence of the model RefSeq protein was modified relative to this genomic sequence to represent the inferred CDS: substituted 2 bases at 2 genomic stop codons) — MGLPANILALYAFSVKIHNKPTPTDILLLNLIVSDLLFLLFLPLKMXEAASGMXWXLPEFLCSIXSYTFFSTIYTSSLLLMAVSVVRXLAVAXPXTYXQLHKPFYSVVASTIIWLLXTAHCSIVFIIQHHPDLSXXNTSVCYENFTEQQLAILLPVRLEFFVMLCLVPLMVCIFCYLRLIWILYMLPRISPGQKQKAIGMALGTLAVFLVCVFPYNFSHVLGFFTGSSPSWRYYTLLLSAFNTCLDPIIFYFSSSAFRITTKTAICKMLGLRQGQAAVQKESTIADMGQE, encoded by the coding sequence ATGGGCCTGCCTGCCAACATCCTGGCGCTCTACGCCTTCAGCGTCAAGATCCACAACAAGCCCACTCCCACAGACATCCTCCTGCTCAACCTGATTGTGTCcgacctcctctttcttctcttcctgcCTCTCAAGATGTARGAGGCMGCCTCCGGCATGCWGTGGWAKCTGCCCGAGTTCCTKTGCTCCATWYCTTCCTACACCTTCTTCTCCACTATCTACACCAGTTCTCTCCTGTTGATGGCTGTCAGTGTGGTCCGMTARCTGGCGGTMGCCTWRCCCYTCACCTACCYCCAACTRCACAAACCTTTCTATTCTGTGGTGGCCAGCACAATCATCTGGCTTCTCWCCACRGCCCACTGCAGCATCGTGTTCATCATCCAGCACCACCCYGACCTCTCCRKAAYCAACACCTCCGTCTGCTACGAGAACTTCACCGAACAACAGCTGGCCATCCTCCTCCCGGTGCGTCTGGAGTTCTTCGTCATGCTCTGCTTGGTTCCTCTCATGGTTTGCATCTTCTGCTACCTCCGCTTAATCTGGATCCTGTACATGCTCCCCAGGATCAGCCCGGGCCAAAAGCAGAAGGCCATCGGGATGGCGCTGGGTACTCTGGCCGTCTTCCTTGTGTGTGTCTTTCCCTACAACTTCTCCCATGTGCTGGGTTTCTTCACAGGCTCCAGCCCCTCGTGGAGGTACTACACCCTGCTGCTCAGCGCCTTCAACACCTGCCTGGACCCTATCATCTTCTACTTCTCCTCCTCTGCTTTCCGCATCACTACCAAGACGGCCATCTGCAAGATGCTGGGACTGCGACAGGGTCAGGCTGCAGTCCAAAAGGAAAGCACAATAGCCGATATGGGCCAAGAGTAG
- the LOC111965192 gene encoding lens fiber membrane intrinsic protein encodes MGGGLFCAIVGNILLVVSTATDYWMQYRLSGSFAHQGLWRYCMSGKCYMQTDSIAYWNATRAFMILSAMSCFAGIIAGILSFAHFSAFERFNRSFAAGIMFFVSTLFVLLAMAIYTGVTVNFLGKRFGDWRFSWSYILGWVALLMTFFAGIFYMCAYRMHECRRVVGPR; translated from the exons ATGGGAGGGGGCCTGTTCTGCGCCATAGTGGGGAACATCCTGCTGGTGGTCTCAACTGCGACAGACTACTGGATGCAGTACCGCCTGTCGGGCAGCTTCGCCCACCAGGGCCTGTGGAGGTATTGCATGTCGGGCAAGTGctacatgcagacagacagcatcG CCTACTGGAATGCCACCCGTGCCTTCATGATCCTGTCGGCCATGTCGTGCTTCGCCGGCATCATCGCAGGCATTCTCTCCTTTGCCCATTTCTCCGCCTTCGAGAGGTTCAACCGCTCCTTCGCTGCAGGGATCATGTTCTTCGTCTCCA CTCTATTTGTTCTGCTTGCAATGGCCATCTACACTGGAGTGACGGTGAACTTCCTGGGGAAGCGATTCGGTGACTGGCGCTTCTCTTGGTCCTACATACTGGGCTGGGTGGCACTGCTCATGACCTTCTttgcag GAATATTTTACATGTGTGCCTACAGAATGCATGAATGCAGGAGAGTGGTGGGCCCACgctaa